In the genome of Candidatus Pristimantibacillus lignocellulolyticus, the window GCTGGGATGAACTTGAATTCTGTTCCGATGACTGTTCTGTATTGCCTTTATTGTTAGCAACTGAGCCACATGCAGTCATAACGATTAATAGCAACAATACAATCGCTGCCTTTATTCCTTTTGTTGACTTTCCTATCATTTTTAACTCACTCCTATAACGTTATTGTAACTGATTTTCATTCTCAGTTGATATGGACTATAATATTCCTTTACCCAACTAGAGACAATACACTTTTTATTTCAATATTTTATACTATTCGTAACCTATCTATTTTTTTATGAATGCAAATTACGATGACAAATGTAATTTGCATTCATATTCTTCAAATACTAAACATACTAAAAAGACCTTACATTACGTAATAATGTAAGGTCTTTTTAGACACCATTATTGCTATATATGTTGTCGATTCGTTTCACGATATTGCTTCGGCGTCAAACCTTCTAGCTTTTTGAACATTTTTATGAAGTAGCTAGTCGTTTGCAGCCCAATACTAGCAGTAATCTCATCTAAACTATCATGTGATTCCAATAGCATTTTTTTGGCGGCAATCATTCTGCAATCTGTTATATAATCTGAGAAGCTTTTACCCGTGTTCTCTTTGAAAAGCACACTGAAGTAACTTGGATTTAAGTGTACATGTGCAGCAACTTCTTTTATTGTAATTGGCATATGAAGATTAGTTAGTATATAATTCAATGCTGACTCGATATATGGATTTTGAATGTTGGGTTTTTGCCCTTTAGTTTCTTCATCCAAATTCAATAATAGCCGTTGTACAGTTTCAATTAGCTGCTCTTGTTGAATAGGCTTCAACAAATAATCTGCCGCTCCCAATTGCAAACCTTTTTGAGCATAGTTAAATTCAGCAAAACCCGTCAATAGAATCGTTTTCAGTGAATTATGTTGCTGGCGAATCGCAGTTAATAACTCCAATCCTGTCATGACAGGCATTCTAATATCAGTGATTAGAATATCGTAACTGTTGCTTTGGATAAGTTCAAATGCTTGTTGACCATTTTCCGCTGTATCAATTACTAGTTTATCTTTGCCCCATTGCTCTAACGTTATTGCCACTCCCATTCGGGAATTAAACTCATCATCTGTCACTAATATCCGGAAACTCATCGCTAATCACCTCTCAAATGCAGTCAATAAAGGTAGAGTCAATTTTACTGTAGTCCCTTTATTATGTTCGCTTTGCAATGTTAAACCATATTGTTCACCATAATGTAGCTTTATGACTCGATTAATATTGAATAAGCCAATCCCTTGGTTTTCAGTAACAAAATTCCGTTCAATAACTAACTGCTTTTGGATATGATTCAGATCTTGAGTTGAGATCCCTAGTCCATTATCTGAGACGATAACTTCAATGTTATTATTCTTTCTTTCTACCGTTACCGTAACTTTCCCTCCGTTTTCTAATGGCTCGATACCATGAACGATCGCATTTTCAACAAGTGGCTGAATAACTAATTTCGGTAGTATGCAACTATGCAGTTCATCATCACACGTTATAGATAGCTCCAGACGGTCTTGCCATCTCATTTTCATTAGATCGGTATAACGCTTTACTTGGTCTAACTCTTCTTTAATCGTCACTAATCCATCTGCTCGCTTGGAGTGAATGGAATATCGGAATAAGTCTGCTAATTGAATGATGGATTGTGCAAGTTCCTTCTCACCTTTACGAATATGATCCCAGTAGATGGAATCTAATGTATTGAACAAAAAATGCGGATTAAGTTGGGAGTGTAGTGCTTTCAACTCACTTTGACTTTTCATAAGTTCTTTCTCATATACCGATGTAATCAAATGATCAATCTGCCTAACCATCTGATTGTAGGTAAGATTGAGCTGATTCACTTCTTTATTGAAATATTGAACTCGATTTTCTTTCGGTGTACCATGTTTACTGCCTTGAATAATGGTTGTAAGTCCCTTTATTGGAGACGAGATAAGATTAGCTAAGAAGTACGATATGATCGCGAATACGACCACGCTTAATATGCCTAGCAAGATAAGTATATCTCTCAAGAAGTAAAGATCAGAGTAGACGGTGGCTCTTGGCACCATCATCTGTAACGCCCAGCTCGTCCCTTTAATTTTCCGCTCGAATACAAGATATTGATCAAGTTTCCCTTCTACCTTCCCTACCGAAAGTAACTCTTGTGGCTCAATCGCTTGTTGACTATGAATGGATTGATTTCCGCTATCAATAAGGCGCATAATCGCTCCTTGATCTTGAGCCCGCTCTGTCATCGCCAAATTGACCAATGACGGCTTCAGACGAACAACAAGATAACCACCATTACTATAGTTTTTCTTTTCTAATCTAACTTGCCGAATTGCGAGCAGATATTGGCTATCCAACTGGTCTACGCCTATCCATATCATCGCACCAGCATTATCTGATATATTAGCCTTATCGATATAGTACTGCGGAATTCGCTCCTCAATTGTAGTGTTTACAATTGGATAAACACTACTGCTCTTATTGTATATTTCAATATCATGTATCGTATCTGAATAAGCTGTCTTATCAAGTAATAGCTTTCTCAGTATCATTCTGTTCTCATAGGTCGTATTCTGACCTTCATATTCACTCGTCAATATATCTTGGGTACGATCATCGATCGCCAATTGTAATGTTAATACGTTAACTTCATTCAATAATGATTCTACTCTACCACTTGCTTGCTCTGCGATTTCTTCAATATAGAGCATCGTACTTTCCTTTTGTTCCTTAGCTATTACAATATAAATTATACTAACTGTTAGCGTTAATAGTATTGCTGTTGTCATAATAAATCCAATAAATATTTGCCCTTGTGTATATTCAAGTCCTAACTTCCGAAATATCCGCTTCATCCTTATACCTCCTTCCCGCTACATATAGATAGAGTCTACTCCCTAAAGTAGGAGCAGACTCTAATTTATTTATTGTCCTGGATAGATCATTACTTTAATACTTGTATCCTTTTGCGTTCTTGCCATTTCTACAGCGGCTTTAGTATCATTAAGACTGTATTTATGCGTAATCACTTTTTCAATATCTACGCTTCCGCTTGTAAGTGCAGCAATTGCTCCTGGGTAAGTATTAGCGTAACGGAATAATCCATACACATTAAGTTCTGAGTCAATAATTGTATTAATTTCAACAGAAATTTCATCTGCTGCAGGCATACCAACTAGAACGATACGTCCACCGCGTTTCACTGCTTTAATAGCATCTCCAATTGCACGACCATTACCAGAAGATTCTACAACGACTGTTACTCCGCGACCGCCAGTCAACTCTTCGATTGCTTCCTTAACATTAACCTCCATAGGGTTAATAACCGCTGTAACACCCATCTCTTTCGCAAGCTCTTGTCTGAATGGGACAATATCTGTAGCATAAATTTCACTAACACCATACATTTTAGCTGCTTGAATGGCAAGCAAACCTATAGGTCCTAATCCAGTAACAAGTACACGATCAGCTGGAGTTACTTTGGCACGATTCATCGCATGAATGCCTACAGATAGCGGCTCAAGCAAAGCACCTTGCTCATAGCTAATTCCTTCAGGTAGCTTGAATAAGAAGTCACTACGAATTGTAACATACTCAGCCCATGCTCCATCTACTGGTGGAGTTGCCATGAATACAACGTCGGGACAAAGATTGTAACGACCGGATTTGCAATATTCACAACGTCCACATGTAACGCCAGGCTCAACGGCTACGCGATCACCTACAACAACATTTTGCACAGCAGAACCAACCTCAACCACTTCTCCAGCTAACTCATGCCCTAAAATAATTGGTTGTTCTACCACATAACGACCAATGCGACCATGTTCGTAATAATGTACATCTGAGCCACATACGCCGATGCAATATACTTTAATTAACGCTTCATCAGCTTTTGGAACAGGGATTGGAACCTGTTTCATTTCCATATCTAGCGGTTTATTCAACACCGCAGCAGTCATTAATTTAGTAGTCATTATTATTCCTTCTCTCGATAGACAAAATAGTCAAAATCTGCGTAATTCCCACTACCACCTAAATCTTGAGCACATATGCCGATGAAAGCACCCGTAAAGCCTTGATCTAGTGCATATCCGTCTTTAATCAGCTCTGCATTTTCATCTGAAATTTTCGAAGCATCTAGCACTGGACCTATTTCGTTCCATTCTCCTTCAATTGTAGCGTAATAGAATTGGAGACTTTCGCCATCAATGACCGCCTTCAAGTAACATCTCTCGCTACCTTCAATCGAGATAGGTTCATCAATCGGCTCATCATAGATCCCTCGATCACTTTG includes:
- a CDS encoding response regulator — encoded protein: MSFRILVTDDEFNSRMGVAITLEQWGKDKLVIDTAENGQQAFELIQSNSYDILITDIRMPVMTGLELLTAIRQQHNSLKTILLTGFAEFNYAQKGLQLGAADYLLKPIQQEQLIETVQRLLLNLDEETKGQKPNIQNPYIESALNYILTNLHMPITIKEVAAHVHLNPSYFSVLFKENTGKSFSDYITDCRMIAAKKMLLESHDSLDEITASIGLQTTSYFIKMFKKLEGLTPKQYRETNRQHI
- a CDS encoding sensor histidine kinase; its protein translation is MKRIFRKLGLEYTQGQIFIGFIMTTAILLTLTVSIIYIVIAKEQKESTMLYIEEIAEQASGRVESLLNEVNVLTLQLAIDDRTQDILTSEYEGQNTTYENRMILRKLLLDKTAYSDTIHDIEIYNKSSSVYPIVNTTIEERIPQYYIDKANISDNAGAMIWIGVDQLDSQYLLAIRQVRLEKKNYSNGGYLVVRLKPSLVNLAMTERAQDQGAIMRLIDSGNQSIHSQQAIEPQELLSVGKVEGKLDQYLVFERKIKGTSWALQMMVPRATVYSDLYFLRDILILLGILSVVVFAIISYFLANLISSPIKGLTTIIQGSKHGTPKENRVQYFNKEVNQLNLTYNQMVRQIDHLITSVYEKELMKSQSELKALHSQLNPHFLFNTLDSIYWDHIRKGEKELAQSIIQLADLFRYSIHSKRADGLVTIKEELDQVKRYTDLMKMRWQDRLELSITCDDELHSCILPKLVIQPLVENAIVHGIEPLENGGKVTVTVERKNNNIEVIVSDNGLGISTQDLNHIQKQLVIERNFVTENQGIGLFNINRVIKLHYGEQYGLTLQSEHNKGTTVKLTLPLLTAFER
- a CDS encoding NAD(P)-dependent alcohol dehydrogenase encodes the protein MTTKLMTAAVLNKPLDMEMKQVPIPVPKADEALIKVYCIGVCGSDVHYYEHGRIGRYVVEQPIILGHELAGEVVEVGSAVQNVVVGDRVAVEPGVTCGRCEYCKSGRYNLCPDVVFMATPPVDGAWAEYVTIRSDFLFKLPEGISYEQGALLEPLSVGIHAMNRAKVTPADRVLVTGLGPIGLLAIQAAKMYGVSEIYATDIVPFRQELAKEMGVTAVINPMEVNVKEAIEELTGGRGVTVVVESSGNGRAIGDAIKAVKRGGRIVLVGMPAADEISVEINTIIDSELNVYGLFRYANTYPGAIAALTSGSVDIEKVITHKYSLNDTKAAVEMARTQKDTSIKVMIYPGQ